From Brassica rapa cultivar Chiifu-401-42 chromosome A06, CAAS_Brap_v3.01, whole genome shotgun sequence:
ATTGTCTcttaagaaaaaggaaaattggaaaaaaaaaaagaacacttTGAACTTTTGTTTGTCTCTTTAGAAATTTGTATATTGTAGGTTATTTTGGACAGGTCACCCTTATGTAATGGAAAAAATAGTAaactaaattataataataaaaaaatatatgaaagcgattggaaacataagtatgactatttacatgtttaaatttttttttttcaaaatagtggaatcatattttattttatgttctaACTGTGGATAGAATACTCACTATGGTCATCTACTTAGCTAGAAAACGGATACTAAGTATTATACGTAGATCTATCCTGGgtatttaacaaaacaaaacttccTTGTATATTCAATATTTGCTAGAGTACCCCAAACCATTCTCGTACAACTTAAAAATCTGAGAAAAAACTCGATCTTTCTTCACTTCCTCCAACCTTTTGATATAACATACCATCATGCAGTTGTTATTGATCTGAGTCACTTGGATCTTCTCACCCTCCTTAAAAAACTGCTTTGGTAACTAGACATACctataattaaagaaaaaaaaagattgtaatgagagcacaaacaaacaaagacaTACCTACATGTTTAACATTACAATCGGACAACAACTAGTCTAATATTTCAAGACCCGAATTTTCTCCCTTTCCAAAAACCTAAATCGATACTCTACAAATACATATCAAAAACAGTAACGCGCATGACTTAATCGTAGTGTATAAATTGATTAATCAACCCATAGAACTAATTTAGTTTAAGAAAAATGACAAATCGGTTTAAAAAAACTAGGGTTAAGAGAATCAATAGAAGAAATCGCATACCTAGTGTGAAGAAACGTGAGAGTTTGATGAAATTGATGGAAGACCACTTCGATTTCGTAATGAACCGTCTGACGAAACTTGTCGAGCAAGAACACTTTGATTTCGTTGTTTTGTGTGTGAGAACGAAGAGGTCGATGACGAAAACGAGGTTAGAGACGAAAGGTTTGACAAAACACTGATGAAGAACAAGGATTCACTCTAAGAACCCTAAATCGCCATGGATGGAGTCAAGAGCAACGGCGGAGAagacaagataaaaaaaagaaattagggTAACCTGAGACCTTTACTTTAAATGtgtctcttttgtttttatttttatttttacctttttgaaTATTAAATCAGTTACGAAAAATtataattgtaaatatatttcatattaattgGTTAATTTTAAGGGTATTATGGTATTTATAGAAATTGAAATCCTATTTTCCTAAAAAATCTGCTAAAGGTCCTATTTGTTGGACTCAATTTCGGTCAATACATTAATGGGTCAGTATCGAGGATATGGGCTACGAAGAGTTAAAGCCCATAGCGAACACACGAGCTCAAGACGGAGACTTCAAAGATCCAGAGATCGCGGAACGGTTGCGAAGATGACGGGAGCAGCCCGTTATAAGAAGAGATCAATGCATAAGAAAGGGAGACGTGGAAAACCCTAGAGAGAGGTACACCCACACTTCGACCTTGTTTTAATCTAGTTTTAGTCTTTGATCTGATTAATCTCATTTTGTAACATTCGATCTCAATCCATTCATTGTATTCATCCATACTCATCAAAAAAGTCCATTTTTGCCTACTGGAAACTGATTACATCGTTGTGTTCTAAAGATATCATTGCTTACATCATTTATCTTCCCTACTTAGTGTAGATTTTAGGATCTACATTTTGGCGCCGACTGTGGGAAAGATAAACGAAAAATATCTTTGCTAAGAAACCGATCTAAGTTTCCTAAGCGCGACTATGGATCCTAATCAAACCGTCGGAACCACAACATCGAGAGGCAACAACATCAATCCTACGGGATCCGACTCAGGAACCAAAACCTTACCCACTGGGCCAACGGGAGCCGATGGAGCGATCAGAACAACCCAGACACAACGAATCCCTCCGATCGGAATATCGAGTCAAGATCGATTTTCCCCGATTGATCGGAATTTGATTCCAGATCGAATCTCCATCCCTGAACGAGCCAGAGCCCGAGTCTGGAACCGTCACGGAGAAAGGAAGTCTGCCGACGATCTAACCTGATCCCAAACTACTAGACCGATATCTCCGACCCTCTAGCCCAGACTCGAGAAGAAGTGACCGAGCTTCGAGGAATGGTCTCATCGTTAATCGATGACACTCGCAACCAAAAGATCGCCTATTGAACCGTCGCTGACCGACTGGATCAGGACGAACGGGAACGCTTGAGAAAGAAACCAAACACCGCTTGACCCGTTAAGGGGAACGTTGAATCCCCAAAATACCGGATTGTTTAGCACCCCAGAGATCCCAAGCGCCCGATCCGGGTGCTACACGGGAGAAACTCCAACGACCGCCGCAGCAGGGCATGACCCACCGAAGCTTAAGCTACAACGGATTGGATGAGATAGATACTGGGCTGCAAGGTCCACGAAGCACTCCAATCCAATCCCAAAACAGATGTACGGGAAGACCTGGGGAGCCAAGAACTCGAATCCAGACGCCAAGTCATCCGACCTCCGAAAATCTAACTCCATCTGCTACGGGGACCTTTCATCAAACAGGGTTCGATGACCCAATAGGACAGGCTCGGGGGTACGACCTCTGCAGACCCATCGATGTGGATCTTCAAATGGAAGACCCAGTGATCCAGAACTATATCGAAAGAAACGATGCCGAGCTTAAAAGGATACATGCCATCGTGCATATGGCGACGAGCTACGCCCCAGACATTGAGTTTCATCAGGAGTTTAATTGTTCACGTGGTTATAGCTGCTATTTTATTGCAATAATGTGCCCACTACGTTTACCACGTTAATTCCATGttcacttattttttttaatagagtTTTAATAAATGATGGTGGTCATAATTAGtttcattatttaaatttacgACAGTATTTTTTACTCACAGATTTAGTTTCATTATTTAAATCTGATCATTGTTGAGTCTGCATTATGTTCTTTGGTGTATCTGTGTAGATGTTTCTTTGATTTCCTTCTCAacttatatgtttttttgttggtaTCGAAGATCTGATAATGTTTATTGTCTTTCCTTCAGATAATGCTTCGATCATTTATCCAACAAAGATAATTAAAGCAGCCCAACCGGTAATCAAGAATTGGTGTtacagttacaaaaaataaagagatCTGATGGATTCAAAATAAATGGTATACGGGATTCATCTTTGTGTCAACtcctttattataatattattactgAAAGTGTTTGATTACATAGCCATGGTTCGTCCTTCTAGCTTTCACAACACGTTTCCACGGTTCAAGCCGTTTGCCTTTTTGAAGTtccttttcaatttttttccacCTTAGCCACCAGCCCTGCAGATGTGAAGCATGAGAAGTAATATTTACAGATCAAGCACAACAAAATCTCCTTTTAGGATCAACaatgtaacatcccgagttgtgatatatgaAAAAGGCTTAAgataattgatttggctacctatgtcaccaaagttgacttacttTTTCTGgagcacatcctgaaagaactccagagttaagcgtgcttgagccggagtagtggaaggatgggtgacctatcgggaagtgattcgcgatagcgtgcgagtgaggccaaagcatgggaaaaggtcgggtggtgattgcagggtcagtaaacagtGATTTCGAGCCTTTAGAAAATTAACGGACTgaccgtcagacgggatggggctcacgggccgagagagcgggcgtgggtggcccattagccgtgggcgggtcggggcgttaCAAACAAACTTTGGATGCATTAGCAAAATCTCATGTGACCTGCATTATACCATCCAACTCTTTTCTCATTTATTTCAGCTTATACGGCTTATGAAACATGAGAAGAGATTACAGGTTAACCATAATAGCTATATGTTGTAAAGGCAAACAAACTCAGATGTACAACACCATTCTCACTTACCTTTTTCAACGACTTGGCTTTAGCCAACGACTGTAACATGAGAAAGAAAAATCAGATGGAGAGACAGATAAAAGAAACAACCGTAGTCCATAAAAAGACCCTCAAGACCAAAAAGGTTTCGAGTCCACTCATATATCACAACAGATCAGATCTCCCATTTCTTGAGCTACATACCATCAGGAGGAGTGCTCTCGATTTTCTTAGTTCCAACCTCTTTCCTGTCTATTGAGAACACTGTCCCATTAGATTCCACTTCTTCATTGTACAAAAAGAAATCGCAAGAGAGTCAATAAAAAATGACACAAAATTTGTAGTCTCCATGAGAGAAGAAAGACTACAGAGAAGATACTCACAAATGATTTGCTCATTTCACGCCTCATATCCTCATCAgcatttgaataaattttacgGAAGAACTTGTTCAAAGCCGTGTCACCTTCGGGCTTCTCATTCTTCTCATGTTTCTTCACTTCATCTTCAAGCTTGTCCCAGTCCTTAACACGCATGGAAGAAGGATAAGCCAGTCTCATAGAAACATTTGCACCAAAGTTCCAAATGTCAAGAGACTGTGATTTAAACCTCAAATTAAATAAGAAGAAAGTGTAAAAAACCTGTTGAGACATTAGGCTTTGGCAAAACCGTAGGCCCTTTGCCGTGTTTAAGAGAGGCCCATGTGATGATCTCTTCTTTTGCAAGACGTTTCTCAATCTTGGTTGACATTACTTCATATTTGCACTTCTCTGGTACTGcatgaattaaataaacaaaaggtgAAACAATGATTTTCAAAATCAGTCTCGGTTGGAGATGATATGCTTCCTCTCCAGGAACATCAATCACAACACTCAGCTGCAAAATCACAGCACAATTAATACACACAGTTATAAAAGAAAGCTTCTACGTTGGAGTTGATCAAACATGGAATTCAAGTGTGTGAACATCAAATACTTAAGAGAATCTAAATTCAAGGAAGCGGAGATGTGTAAAACATTGAACCGGTGATTTCAGAAGGTGAAAGTGTGTGAACATCAAATATTTACAACATCAATCACCAGAAGCTGAAAAAGGACTCGGTGTGAAATCTATCTATCATTTAACCGGTGAAACCAAAACTAAAGGCGGAGCTAAATATATAACTTGAGAATCAAGCAGGAGCATGTCGACTCCCATGTGATCTCCACCACGGCGTACACTCCGGGCCTCCCAGAAACGGAACAGGCGAACTTGGACGGAGAAGGAAGAGCGGCCAGTATGTAGATCGGAGAGGAAAACCAAAGCGTTAGCCATAACTAAGAATTTTTGGTTTGCTTTTTAACTTTAGAATAGATGAGAGATGATTGTAAATTCAGAAATTCATACCTTTTTATATTCAAACGCAATCACCTCGCAGTCTCAAGAGCCGTATTGAATATAGATTGTGGATGTCGATTAATGGAGGTTTTTATGAGGATAATCGGTTACTGGTACTGttaggaagaagatgaaagatcTCGACTGCGCAAACGAATAGCCATGAGCTTTAGAGTTGCGAAGATGATCTCGCGTTAAACCTAATGGAGGAAACACAGCGTTTCATCCGGATGATTCTGTCGACATCGACACAACGTTACGGGCCTCCGACACCAAAAGCCCAAATATGAATCAATATGGATCAATGCAGGAGACAAAAAAAATCTGACTGGTTAGAACAAAATAATTGACACGTGTAATGCTCTCCTTTCCCTATTTTCTTAGGTggcaaaaggaaaaaagaatAAAGCTTTACTTTATATTAATAGATAGGCATGTAGATGAATTAATCAAAGAACTTAGGTTGGTCAATTGAATTTTACACTTGGATTGGGTGGGTGAGCTTTGTGCTGGGTTTTGTTTATCTGACAAgcaaattttgtaaaataatttttgttgcaAAATTGTGGACAAGTTCTTGTAATTTACAGTTTGGTATTAATTGTTTGAGGCATACTTAGTTGAaccattaaattaaattataaataaaattgacgAAAGCTAAAAGTATAAATAAGTATGAATAGAATGGGTTAATGTAACTAGAGACTAAAATTTCACATATAGAAAAACATTCACGAGGCTAAAAGTATAAATTGCGATGTATGATATCAAGACGAAGTTTGTATGATTATGAGACAAGTACAACTGAAGAATGTATAGAACTTTTTAAAGTGAAGAATGAATTTTGGCGACGTGTTTCTAATCGATGATTGAAATATCTCCGAGATTTTATCCGTGAGATGGTTCAGAGCCGCAAATGGGACAAACTTTCTTTGTCTGAAGCCATTTGGTTATACATTCAGAGTGGTACGGATGGTTACAAAGTCGGAGTACGACCAAAGATTCTCCTTCTT
This genomic window contains:
- the LOC103873588 gene encoding uncharacterized protein LOC103873588 isoform X4; this translates as MRVKDWDKLEDEVKKHEKNEKPEGDTALNKFFRKIYSNADEDMRREMSKSFTGKRLELRKSRALLLMSLAKAKSLKKGWWLRWKKIEKELQKGKRLEPWKRVVKARRTNHGYVIKHFQ
- the LOC103873588 gene encoding uncharacterized protein LOC103873588 isoform X2, with translation MSQQVFYTFFLFNLRFKSQSLDIWNFGANVSMRLAYPSSMRVKDWDKLEDEVKKHEKNEKPEGDTALNKFFRKIYSNADEDMRREMSKSFTGKRLELRKSRALLLMSLAKAKSLKKGWWLRWKKIEKELQKGKRLEPWKRVVKARRTNHGYVIKHFQ
- the LOC103873588 gene encoding protein SGT1 homolog A isoform X3 — translated: MSQQVFYTFFLFNLRFKSQSLDIWNFGANVSMRLAYPSSMRVKDWDKLEDEVKKHEKNEKPEGDTALNKFFRKIYSNADEDMRREMSKSFTGKRLELRKSRALLLMSLAKAKSLKKPYKLK